The Novosphingobium terrae genome has a window encoding:
- a CDS encoding MFS family transporter has product MLAKTRTSAAQAQNTRGKIGAIIAASSGNLVEWFDFYVYSFCSIYFAGAFFPSADRTTQLLNTAGLFAAGFLMRPIGGWFFGRMADRHGRRGALIASVLTMCAGSLGIAALPTYGAIGVWAPALLMVARLVQGFALGGEYGTAATYMSEVSMAGRRGFLSSFQYVTLIGGQLLASLVVVVLEQIFSEAEMKGGAWRIPFMIGALAALCALVARLRLQETAGHEARESKDAGKLSALLAQYPRAFISVLGFTAGGSLLFYTFTTYMQKFLVNSSGLSIATASSIMTGCLFVFMCLQPVMGALSDRIGRRANMLIFSVGGVVLTVPIITLLHGATSPLEAGMLITAALALISFYTSISGIIKAELFPTQVRALGVGFAYALANAVFGGTAEYVALWTKSIGHEGAFYWYVTAVMVLVTVVSWGLPKRAPYLGDGQ; this is encoded by the coding sequence ATGCTTGCCAAAACCCGTACCTCAGCCGCGCAGGCTCAAAACACGCGCGGCAAGATCGGCGCGATCATTGCTGCGTCCAGCGGCAATCTGGTCGAATGGTTCGATTTCTATGTCTATTCTTTCTGCTCGATCTATTTTGCCGGAGCTTTTTTCCCTTCGGCGGACCGCACCACGCAGTTGCTGAACACGGCCGGGCTGTTTGCCGCCGGCTTCCTGATGCGGCCGATTGGGGGCTGGTTCTTTGGACGTATGGCCGATCGGCATGGGCGGCGTGGTGCGCTGATCGCCTCGGTGCTGACGATGTGTGCCGGTTCGCTGGGCATTGCGGCTTTGCCGACCTATGGCGCGATCGGTGTCTGGGCGCCCGCGCTGCTGATGGTGGCGCGGCTGGTGCAGGGTTTTGCCCTCGGCGGCGAGTATGGCACCGCGGCCACCTATATGAGCGAGGTTTCGATGGCGGGGCGTCGCGGTTTTCTCTCATCCTTCCAATATGTCACCTTGATCGGGGGGCAGTTGCTGGCTTCGCTGGTGGTGGTCGTGCTTGAGCAGATCTTCTCTGAGGCGGAGATGAAGGGGGGCGCCTGGCGCATTCCCTTCATGATTGGGGCCTTGGCAGCGCTTTGCGCGCTGGTCGCGCGGCTTCGCTTGCAGGAAACCGCCGGGCATGAGGCGCGGGAAAGTAAGGATGCCGGGAAACTCTCGGCGCTGCTGGCACAATATCCGCGCGCCTTCATCTCGGTGCTGGGCTTTACGGCGGGTGGCTCGCTGCTGTTCTACACCTTCACCACCTATATGCAGAAGTTTCTGGTGAACTCCTCGGGGCTCAGCATCGCGACTGCCAGCAGCATCATGACGGGCTGCCTTTTCGTCTTCATGTGCCTGCAACCGGTGATGGGTGCATTGTCTGACCGGATTGGGCGGCGGGCCAACATGCTGATCTTCAGCGTGGGCGGCGTGGTGCTGACGGTGCCGATCATCACCCTGCTGCATGGCGCGACAAGCCCGCTGGAGGCTGGCATGCTGATCACGGCGGCTCTCGCGCTGATCAGCTTCTACACCTCGATTTCCGGCATCATCAAGGCCGAGCTGTTCCCCACGCAGGTGCGCGCTTTGGGGGTGGGCTTTGCCTATGCGCTGGCCAATGCGGTCTTTGGGGGGACGGCGGAGTATGTCGCGCTATGGACCAAGTCTATCGGCCATGAAGGCGCGTTCTACTGGTATGTGACGGCCGTGATGGTGCTGGTGACTGTGGTCAGTTGGGGCCTGCCCAAACGCGCGCCCTATCTCGGAGACGGACAATGA
- a CDS encoding cupin domain-containing protein, with translation MKTSIAIVSLAALSACMAGVAEARPGSSLAPVGPYHLSPARGPLRPVDLAPFKGRASSEILAGPSSGLDSSWVIYTRLAAHTLPQGAISLPVDHTFLVLKGSLDIEIGDERFTLKPETLALIPAGVPHRVWNAGGEEDAALEVVTPAPTRDLASLFRPATPRKIEHAAQYVRVAPPLGQLVSGTGHASLNERVLASRATGSAHVLERLNDMLPGGGRSETHLHPFDQVYFVRRGEMTVQYGMASYQAPANTLVVLPIGVAHNNLNNSNQVQSIVTLLLPEPEKGKPLGAGVTMTMTGGGTPPSSPKHED, from the coding sequence ATGAAAACCAGCATTGCGATTGTTTCCCTTGCCGCGCTGAGTGCCTGCATGGCCGGTGTGGCAGAGGCCCGGCCGGGTTCTTCCCTCGCCCCGGTCGGGCCTTACCACCTATCGCCTGCGCGCGGGCCTTTACGCCCCGTGGATCTTGCGCCGTTCAAGGGGCGGGCCTCCAGCGAAATCCTCGCCGGGCCATCTTCCGGGCTGGACAGTTCATGGGTGATCTACACGCGGCTTGCCGCTCATACCCTGCCTCAGGGGGCGATCAGCCTGCCGGTGGACCATACTTTTCTGGTTCTCAAGGGCTCGCTGGATATCGAGATTGGTGATGAGCGTTTCACGCTCAAGCCCGAGACGCTGGCGCTGATCCCGGCGGGTGTGCCGCATCGCGTGTGGAACGCGGGCGGCGAGGAGGATGCCGCACTGGAGGTCGTCACCCCCGCGCCGACCCGGGATCTGGCCAGCCTGTTCAGGCCTGCCACCCCCCGCAAGATTGAGCATGCTGCGCAATATGTGCGCGTCGCTCCGCCTTTGGGGCAACTGGTGAGCGGTACCGGCCATGCCTCGCTCAATGAGCGGGTGCTGGCCTCGCGCGCCACGGGCTCGGCCCATGTGCTGGAGCGGCTCAATGATATGCTGCCCGGCGGCGGGCGCAGCGAAACCCATCTGCATCCCTTCGATCAGGTCTATTTCGTGCGCAGGGGCGAGATGACAGTGCAATATGGGATGGCCAGCTATCAGGCTCCCGCCAACACGCTGGTGGTGCTGCCCATCGGCGTGGCGCACAACAATCTCAACAACAGCAACCAGGTGCAGAGCATCGTGACCCTGCTGTTGCCGGAGCCGGAAAAAGGCAAACCGTTGGGGGCGGGCGTCACCATGACCATGACGGGAGGCGGTACGCCGCCATCAAGTCCCAAGCATGAGGACTGA
- a CDS encoding tannase/feruloyl esterase family alpha/beta hydrolase: MISKRWRRALAAGVALAGGMVASPALAGTCGDLAALKLADVTVTKAETVTSLDAVSPALAKEKAPAPFCRVTGFITPTRDSHIQFELWMPEGDGWNGKFQALGNGGFLGTLNLRGVLGGVRRRYATMVTDLGHINKAGAPEDAAWALGHPDKVVDYAYRGEHLSVQASKALLAAFYGKKADHAYYVGCSAGGIQGLTELLRYSDDFDGYVIGDATPDHVGQELGALWNTLQASLKYPADALRADQVAAIHGAVLKQCAGKDGGLASDPFLTDPRLCRFKVEVLACKPGEAGGTCLTPRQLAIVRAIYAGPKNPHNGEAYLAGIMPGSEGSWDKYFTGKTNPAKADRPWGGFLMDMAYGDPDYLPGQKYLTFDFDKDVTALRAREVGGETLDSSWNTRNRDLDAFAKAGGKVIQYHGWDDPNIPPLEAIKFRQSLIDNLVKRRKLTPAKATALIDSYYHLFMVPGLGHCGGGEGPWNIGQTGPVPGAPMDGEHDTLTALEQWVEQGVEPKRLIGGHMEGGAPGQGNPNGSGTRASPPDVTRPVCAYPGIAHYNGSGDKADAASFTCGAAGQGHRS, translated from the coding sequence ATGATATCGAAACGCTGGCGCCGCGCGCTGGCTGCGGGTGTCGCGCTGGCGGGAGGGATGGTGGCATCTCCCGCGCTGGCGGGCACGTGTGGCGACCTCGCGGCGTTGAAACTGGCTGACGTTACGGTGACCAAAGCCGAGACGGTGACATCGCTCGATGCCGTCTCGCCCGCACTGGCCAAGGAAAAGGCTCCCGCGCCCTTCTGCCGTGTCACCGGTTTTATCACTCCGACCCGCGATTCCCATATCCAGTTCGAACTGTGGATGCCTGAGGGCGATGGCTGGAATGGCAAGTTCCAGGCTTTGGGCAATGGCGGCTTTCTGGGCACGCTGAATTTGCGCGGCGTGCTGGGCGGGGTGCGTCGGCGCTATGCCACGATGGTTACCGATCTGGGCCATATCAATAAGGCGGGCGCGCCCGAGGATGCCGCATGGGCATTGGGCCATCCTGACAAGGTGGTCGATTACGCTTACCGGGGTGAGCATCTTTCGGTGCAGGCTTCCAAGGCGCTTCTTGCGGCATTCTACGGGAAGAAGGCCGATCATGCCTATTATGTCGGCTGTTCGGCGGGCGGCATTCAGGGGCTGACCGAACTGCTGCGCTACAGCGATGATTTCGACGGCTATGTGATCGGCGATGCCACGCCGGACCATGTCGGGCAGGAGCTGGGCGCGCTGTGGAACACCCTTCAGGCCTCGTTGAAATATCCTGCCGATGCCTTGCGTGCCGATCAGGTGGCCGCGATCCATGGTGCGGTGCTGAAGCAATGTGCGGGCAAAGATGGCGGTCTGGCCTCCGATCCTTTCCTCACCGATCCGCGCCTGTGCCGCTTCAAGGTGGAGGTGCTGGCCTGCAAGCCGGGTGAGGCGGGCGGCACCTGCCTGACGCCACGTCAACTGGCCATCGTGCGGGCCATCTATGCCGGACCGAAGAACCCGCACAATGGCGAGGCGTATCTGGCCGGGATCATGCCGGGCAGCGAAGGCAGTTGGGACAAGTATTTCACCGGCAAGACCAATCCCGCCAAGGCTGATCGGCCCTGGGGCGGCTTCCTGATGGATATGGCCTATGGCGATCCGGACTATCTGCCGGGCCAGAAATACCTGACCTTCGATTTCGACAAGGATGTCACCGCCCTGCGCGCCCGTGAGGTCGGCGGAGAGACACTGGACAGCAGTTGGAACACGCGTAACCGCGATCTCGATGCCTTTGCCAAGGCTGGCGGCAAGGTGATCCAGTATCACGGTTGGGACGATCCCAACATTCCGCCGCTCGAAGCGATCAAGTTCCGTCAGAGCCTGATCGACAATCTGGTGAAACGCCGCAAGCTGACCCCGGCCAAGGCCACAGCGCTGATCGACAGCTATTATCACCTCTTCATGGTGCCGGGTTTAGGCCATTGTGGCGGCGGCGAGGGCCCGTGGAACATCGGTCAGACCGGTCCCGTGCCCGGCGCCCCGATGGATGGTGAGCATGATACACTCACCGCTCTGGAACAATGGGTTGAACAGGGCGTCGAGCCCAAGCGCCTGATCGGCGGGCATATGGAAGGCGGCGCGCCGGGGCAGGGTAACCCCAATGGCAGCGGCACCAGGGCCAGCCCGCCTGACGTCACGCGCCCGGTCTGCGCCTATCCGGGCATCGCCCATTACAACGGCAGCGGCGACAAGGCCGATGCCGCCAGCTTTACCTGCGGCGCTGCCGGGCAAGGACACCGTTCATGA
- a CDS encoding TonB-dependent receptor has product MSKDFSLAPPANVTRTLAMTLGLSLAPVVTSPAVAADATDNAPHPEIIVTGQSADTHLAFNKIATSLLDTPQAVTVISHDELDKRAVNSLADALRLVPGLSLGAGETSWQGNNASLRGFTTRDDTFLDGMRDFGYYDRDTFNDESIEVLKGPAGILFGRGSTGGVIHQVSKQPGLTPIYDANIAGGTDNTVRGTIDINRPLSETAAIRINAMGQTGNVADRNEALNRRWGMAPTISLGLGTDTRFTLSYLHQEEHNRPDYGIPWFNGAPAKVDRRNYYGFADDYLDTTVNVVTARLDHDFSASTTLHSQIRYSHDTREFRTSEAVVPTTYAPTTPLSAITVTRNEFSGTSVDQFAQGVVDLTNHFATGRIRHTLTTGVELGLEMPRPVYIFHNGVITTNLANPQPQVFTEASSYVRLNARTRAATTGLYAIDTMELGSHWIAIAGLRWDRYEAHYQSTGYDATGTTVAHTDIDPVNHKLSKRAALTYKPVTNGSFYVSYADSFDPSAEGITSQISSGRTVAQANLNVAPETGRIIEVGSKWSLAGGRLLWTTALFDILKNNVRVPDPTNSAFNTNGGRQRARGFDTELVGNITRAWTLRAGYSYLYTETLWTDNPTAAGSPRIGAPLPLSPRSSGSLETDYALTPRFIVGGGAMYQSSRLGQNTNASFLVAPGYVTFEARAHYDVTKNLSLQANLYNATNKLYYDQLHPFHVIPGAGRSALFTVSWKQ; this is encoded by the coding sequence ATGAGTAAGGATTTTTCGCTCGCGCCACCCGCGAATGTAACTCGCACGCTCGCGATGACATTGGGCCTCTCCCTTGCCCCGGTCGTGACCTCGCCTGCCGTGGCTGCGGATGCAACCGACAATGCCCCTCACCCCGAGATCATCGTTACCGGCCAGAGCGCCGACACCCATTTGGCTTTCAACAAGATCGCCACGTCGCTGCTCGACACGCCCCAAGCGGTCACAGTCATCAGCCATGACGAACTGGACAAGCGTGCAGTCAACAGTCTGGCCGATGCCCTGCGCCTGGTGCCCGGCCTCAGCCTGGGCGCGGGCGAAACCAGCTGGCAGGGCAATAATGCCTCCTTGCGCGGCTTCACCACGCGTGACGATACCTTCCTCGATGGCATGCGCGACTTCGGCTATTACGACCGCGACACCTTCAATGACGAAAGCATCGAGGTGCTCAAAGGCCCGGCGGGCATCCTCTTCGGGCGCGGCTCGACCGGCGGGGTGATCCATCAGGTCAGCAAGCAGCCAGGCCTGACCCCGATCTATGATGCCAACATCGCGGGCGGCACCGACAACACAGTGCGCGGAACGATAGACATCAACCGCCCTCTCAGTGAGACCGCAGCCATCCGTATCAACGCCATGGGCCAGACCGGCAATGTCGCCGACCGCAATGAAGCGCTCAATCGCCGCTGGGGCATGGCACCGACGATCTCGCTGGGTCTGGGCACCGATACACGCTTCACGCTCTCCTATTTGCATCAGGAGGAGCACAACCGGCCCGATTACGGTATTCCATGGTTCAACGGCGCGCCTGCCAAGGTCGATCGCCGCAATTATTACGGTTTTGCGGACGATTATCTCGACACCACCGTCAATGTGGTGACCGCAAGGCTGGACCATGATTTCAGTGCCAGTACCACGCTTCACAGCCAGATCCGCTATTCGCATGACACGCGCGAATTCCGCACCAGCGAGGCAGTGGTGCCCACCACCTATGCGCCCACCACGCCGCTCAGCGCGATCACCGTCACCCGGAATGAATTTTCCGGCACCAGCGTCGATCAGTTCGCGCAGGGCGTCGTCGATCTCACCAACCACTTCGCCACCGGTCGGATCAGGCACACGCTGACCACCGGTGTGGAACTGGGGCTGGAGATGCCGCGCCCCGTCTATATCTTCCACAATGGTGTGATCACCACCAATCTTGCCAACCCGCAGCCGCAGGTTTTCACAGAAGCCTCGTCCTATGTGCGGCTCAACGCGCGCACGCGGGCAGCCACCACCGGTCTCTATGCCATCGACACGATGGAACTTGGCAGCCACTGGATTGCCATCGCGGGCCTGCGCTGGGACCGCTATGAAGCGCATTATCAGAGCACCGGCTATGACGCGACCGGCACCACCGTGGCCCATACCGATATCGATCCGGTCAACCACAAGCTGTCGAAGCGCGCGGCGCTGACCTACAAGCCCGTGACAAATGGCAGTTTCTATGTCAGCTATGCCGACAGTTTCGACCCTTCCGCAGAAGGGATCACCTCGCAGATTTCCTCGGGCCGCACGGTGGCTCAGGCCAATCTGAATGTGGCGCCGGAAACCGGGCGGATCATCGAAGTTGGCAGCAAATGGTCTCTGGCGGGCGGGCGTCTGCTGTGGACCACCGCGCTTTTCGACATTCTGAAAAACAATGTCCGCGTGCCCGATCCCACCAATTCGGCCTTCAACACCAATGGCGGGCGCCAGCGCGCACGCGGTTTCGACACCGAACTGGTCGGCAACATCACCCGGGCCTGGACGCTGCGTGCGGGCTACAGCTACCTCTACACCGAAACACTGTGGACCGATAATCCCACCGCCGCCGGATCGCCGCGCATCGGTGCCCCGTTGCCGCTCTCACCGCGCAGCAGCGGCAGTCTGGAAACCGACTACGCGCTCACCCCGCGCTTCATCGTGGGCGGCGGTGCCATGTATCAATCGAGCCGCCTCGGCCAGAACACCAATGCCTCCTTTCTGGTGGCGCCGGGCTATGTCACCTTCGAGGCGCGTGCCCATTATGATGTGACGAAGAACCTGTCACTTCAGGCCAATCTCTACAATGCCACCAACAAGCTCTATTATGACCAGCTGCACCCCTTCCATGTGATCCCCGGCGCCGGTCGCAGCGCGCTCTTCACGGTGAGCTGGAAGCAATAG
- a CDS encoding TonB-dependent receptor domain-containing protein: MTGSRLVTNGNSAPTPVTVASVDTLLKAQPAGVIEGLNALPGLLGSINTTSNVNTGGFNTLNLRGIGSTRGLILVDGRRVGPTQTTGSVDVDVIPQALLKHVDVVTGGASAAYGSEAVSGVVNFVTDTKFVGLKTDLHSGISQYGDDRKLGASIAWGTNFNDGRGHFEASYEYADNGGFLRSSRPFLNNWASMTGSGTAASPYTLVYGARLNNYAFGGYASTGIFKGMQFGANGVVGPFNPGTPTLSSSVNTGGDGAYFNGSTAGAAAVNHRAMARFDYDITDAVHGHVTGIFSKFKQSYTQQNPQYSLNIGYNNPYLATAGAQYQAAIAAGAAIPAGTAGSSFVLNKMDMQLPAYQYNVLNSYYQVDAGLDGKIFGKFDWDVDLYRTENLQLTRNNNGINYNRLYAAVNAVRNPANGQIVCNAALTNPNFANCVPLDVLGTGTESAAGMAYVRQAIMSDVDYATTDLNGSIKGSLFHLPAGDVKAVVMGEWRRNTYAVASNATPSDQIDCNGIQFPGSLSSAAGCYNSTSALRYLGGQTAVRTPVSQIVKEVAAEAEVPLLADKPFFKSLTLNGAVRYTNYNTSGDAWTWKGGAVWNVSDELTFRGTRSRDIRAPNLYDLFQPATISTTNYVDIHTGNTSGVLGQQQQGNPNLTPEKADTLTLGVVLKPHFIPGFSLAVDYYKIKINNALVNISGMQPATQTACEQSGGTAVVCSLYVRPNAFSDHSAANFPTLLYSQTLNVASLNTHGVDFEMNYAHPIANHAFSLRALVTYQPTLLYNNGPAGQVDVGGAADGVGGLPPIAKWKVVGNINFDPVEKLHVMVQERWRSSLQQNGTLNNNGVGYAYVFANPPVPSIGYTDLNFSVDVAKNFNAYFNIQNLFNSYPPVYASAGGTTQMNYLGGFAQGDDIEGRYFTVGVKWKM; encoded by the coding sequence GTGACGGGCTCCCGCCTTGTCACCAACGGCAACAGCGCCCCCACGCCGGTCACGGTGGCGAGTGTCGATACGCTGCTGAAGGCCCAGCCTGCCGGTGTGATCGAGGGGCTCAACGCCCTGCCTGGCCTGCTGGGTTCGATCAACACCACCAGCAATGTCAACACTGGCGGTTTCAACACACTGAACCTGCGTGGCATCGGCTCGACGCGCGGACTGATTCTGGTTGATGGGCGCCGGGTCGGCCCAACGCAGACCACCGGCTCGGTCGATGTTGATGTCATCCCGCAGGCGCTGCTCAAGCATGTCGATGTGGTGACGGGCGGCGCTTCGGCGGCTTATGGTTCGGAAGCCGTGTCGGGCGTGGTCAACTTCGTCACCGACACCAAATTCGTGGGGCTGAAGACCGACCTGCACTCGGGCATCTCGCAATATGGCGACGATCGCAAGCTCGGCGCCAGCATCGCCTGGGGCACCAATTTCAACGATGGCAGGGGCCATTTCGAGGCCAGCTATGAATATGCCGACAATGGCGGCTTTCTGCGCTCCAGCCGCCCCTTCCTGAACAATTGGGCGAGCATGACCGGATCGGGGACGGCGGCTTCGCCTTACACGCTGGTCTATGGCGCGCGGCTCAACAACTATGCCTTTGGCGGCTATGCCAGCACAGGCATTTTCAAGGGCATGCAGTTTGGTGCCAATGGCGTTGTCGGCCCCTTCAATCCGGGGACGCCCACCTTGTCCTCCTCGGTCAACACCGGGGGCGACGGCGCCTATTTCAACGGTTCCACGGCGGGCGCGGCGGCCGTCAATCATCGCGCCATGGCGCGGTTCGATTATGACATCACCGATGCCGTCCATGGCCATGTCACCGGGATCTTCAGCAAGTTCAAGCAGAGCTATACCCAGCAAAATCCGCAATATTCACTGAACATTGGTTATAACAACCCTTATCTTGCCACCGCAGGCGCCCAGTATCAGGCCGCAATCGCAGCGGGAGCGGCCATTCCGGCCGGAACAGCAGGTTCGAGCTTCGTGCTCAACAAGATGGACATGCAATTGCCGGCCTATCAGTACAATGTGCTGAACAGCTATTACCAGGTCGATGCCGGGCTGGACGGCAAGATCTTCGGCAAGTTCGACTGGGATGTCGATCTGTACCGCACTGAAAACCTGCAGCTGACGCGCAACAACAATGGCATCAATTACAACCGGCTATATGCCGCCGTCAATGCCGTCAGGAACCCGGCCAATGGGCAGATCGTCTGCAACGCGGCGCTGACCAATCCCAATTTCGCCAATTGCGTTCCGCTCGATGTGCTGGGCACCGGGACCGAAAGCGCGGCAGGCATGGCTTATGTCAGGCAAGCCATCATGAGCGATGTGGATTATGCCACCACCGATCTGAACGGCAGCATCAAGGGCAGCCTGTTCCATCTGCCTGCCGGTGATGTGAAGGCGGTGGTCATGGGCGAATGGCGCCGCAACACCTATGCGGTGGCCAGCAACGCCACGCCCAGCGACCAGATCGACTGCAATGGCATTCAGTTCCCCGGCAGCCTGAGTTCGGCGGCAGGGTGCTACAACTCCACCAGCGCCCTGCGCTATCTGGGTGGCCAGACGGCGGTGCGCACGCCGGTCAGCCAGATCGTCAAGGAAGTGGCTGCCGAGGCCGAAGTGCCGCTGCTGGCCGACAAGCCCTTCTTCAAGTCGCTGACGCTGAACGGGGCGGTGCGTTACACCAACTACAACACCAGCGGCGATGCCTGGACCTGGAAGGGTGGCGCGGTGTGGAATGTCAGCGACGAACTGACCTTCCGCGGCACGCGTTCGCGCGATATCCGCGCGCCCAACCTCTATGATCTGTTCCAGCCTGCCACGATCAGCACCACCAACTATGTGGACATTCATACTGGTAACACATCGGGCGTGCTGGGCCAGCAGCAGCAGGGCAACCCCAATCTGACGCCTGAAAAGGCCGATACGCTGACGCTGGGCGTGGTGCTCAAGCCCCACTTCATTCCCGGCTTCAGCCTGGCGGTCGACTATTACAAGATCAAGATCAACAATGCGCTGGTCAACATCTCGGGCATGCAGCCGGCCACGCAGACGGCCTGCGAACAGTCGGGCGGTACGGCGGTGGTTTGCTCGCTCTATGTCCGTCCCAACGCGTTCAGCGATCATTCGGCGGCAAATTTCCCCACGCTGCTCTATTCACAGACGCTCAACGTCGCTTCGCTCAACACGCATGGTGTCGATTTCGAGATGAACTATGCGCATCCGATCGCGAACCATGCCTTCAGCCTGCGCGCGCTGGTCACTTATCAGCCCACGCTGCTGTACAACAACGGTCCTGCCGGGCAGGTCGATGTGGGCGGCGCGGCTGATGGCGTGGGCGGGCTGCCGCCGATCGCCAAGTGGAAGGTGGTGGGCAACATCAACTTCGATCCGGTCGAGAAGCTGCATGTCATGGTGCAGGAGCGCTGGCGCTCTTCGCTTCAGCAGAACGGTACGCTCAACAACAATGGCGTGGGCTATGCCTATGTTTTCGCCAATCCGCCGGTGCCTTCGATCGGTTACACTGATCTGAACTTCAGTGTGGATGTGGCAAAGAACTTCAACGCCTATTTCAACATCCAGAACCTCTTCAACAGTTACCCGCCGGTCTATGCCAGCGCGGGCGGCACCACCCAGATGAACTATTTGGGCGGCTTTGCTCAGGGCGACGACATCGAAGGCCGCTACTTCACCGTCGGCGTGAAGTGGAAAATGTAA
- a CDS encoding amidohydrolase family protein, with translation MPSRRDILKTGAVASAAGLMVGEAGLAQAQSLPVPAGVGHSLVETMQPKAWTRAQRPSPAISIDVHTHWAPLPYLKAKADLGQPDFLDPVNADLGRRIAWMDGHGMQTQLLTLGGFRPWVWVTPEQGALISRVSNDAAIEAHQAHPTRFIAGIELNASDPVGALAELNRVAGKPGLVCVHLPTALAGKDFLYDDAFQPVLARINDLGLPIILHPLDGEANWFLGKRLADAASGATASANPMANRFPGLTNSVGNSMEIAVCIAKLISSGTLDRYPNIMYIATCGGGAIPLIGGRMENRSGGNGKLTQPVYKYFRRFYFDSLVYWPENLRYLADVVGVDRIVLGTDNMYGPGERQMTDEPNSVIDQVNFSAGDRDLILRGNAKRLFKL, from the coding sequence ATGCCGAGCAGAAGAGATATCCTGAAAACGGGGGCCGTCGCCTCGGCCGCCGGCCTGATGGTCGGCGAAGCGGGACTGGCGCAGGCACAAAGCTTGCCCGTGCCTGCCGGTGTCGGCCATAGCCTGGTCGAGACGATGCAGCCCAAGGCCTGGACCAGGGCGCAGCGTCCTTCTCCGGCGATCTCGATCGATGTGCATACCCATTGGGCGCCGCTGCCCTATCTCAAGGCCAAGGCCGATCTGGGGCAGCCTGATTTTCTCGATCCGGTCAATGCCGATCTGGGGCGCCGCATCGCCTGGATGGATGGCCATGGCATGCAGACCCAATTGCTGACCCTCGGCGGTTTCCGCCCTTGGGTCTGGGTCACGCCCGAGCAGGGTGCGCTGATCTCTCGCGTCAGCAATGATGCCGCCATCGAGGCGCATCAGGCCCATCCCACCCGCTTTATCGCCGGGATCGAGCTGAACGCGAGCGATCCTGTCGGCGCGCTGGCCGAGCTGAACCGTGTGGCGGGCAAGCCGGGTCTGGTCTGTGTGCATCTGCCCACGGCGCTGGCGGGCAAGGATTTCCTTTATGACGATGCTTTCCAGCCGGTGCTGGCGCGCATCAACGATCTGGGCCTGCCGATCATTCTTCACCCGCTTGATGGCGAGGCGAACTGGTTTCTGGGCAAGCGTCTGGCCGATGCCGCTTCCGGCGCGACGGCCAGCGCGAACCCCATGGCCAACCGTTTCCCGGGCCTGACAAATTCGGTCGGCAATTCGATGGAGATCGCGGTGTGCATTGCCAAGCTGATCTCTTCGGGCACGCTCGATCGCTACCCCAACATTATGTATATCGCCACCTGTGGCGGCGGTGCCATTCCGCTGATCGGCGGGCGCATGGAAAACCGCAGCGGCGGCAATGGCAAGCTGACCCAGCCGGTCTACAAATATTTCCGCCGCTTCTATTTTGACTCGCTGGTCTATTGGCCGGAAAATCTGCGCTATCTGGCCGATGTGGTCGGCGTGGACCGTATCGTTCTGGGCACGGACAATATGTACGGCCCCGGCGAGCGCCAGATGACCGATGAACCCAATTCGGTGATCGATCAGGTCAACTTCTCGGCAGGTGACCGCGACCTGATCCTGCGCGGCAATGCCAAGCGGCTGTTCAAGCTGTGA